A genomic segment from Nodularia sphaerocarpa UHCC 0038 encodes:
- the rplU gene encoding 50S ribosomal protein L21 produces the protein MTYAIIETGGKQLKVEPGRFYDIELLHIEADEKVTIDSVLLVQHGGEVTIGQPLVAGATVEGTVVRNFRGRKVLVYKMKPKKKTRKKRGHRQEITRLMIDSINFNGEVFGPENGVAVELPVLEESPVEVVAE, from the coding sequence ATGACCTACGCAATTATTGAAACTGGCGGTAAGCAACTAAAAGTTGAGCCAGGTCGCTTTTACGATATTGAACTGCTCCATATCGAAGCGGATGAAAAAGTTACAATAGATTCAGTATTACTAGTACAGCACGGCGGCGAAGTCACCATTGGACAGCCGTTAGTAGCAGGGGCGACTGTAGAAGGGACAGTAGTGCGGAACTTTAGAGGCCGCAAAGTCCTGGTATATAAAATGAAGCCTAAAAAGAAAACCCGCAAAAAACGGGGACATCGCCAGGAAATCACGAGACTGATGATTGATTCCATTAACTTTAATGGTGAAGTCTTTGGTCCTGAAAACGGTGTAGCTGTTGAACTTCCCGTTCTCGAAGAATCCCCTGTAGAAGTTGTTGCTGAATAA
- the rpmA gene encoding 50S ribosomal protein L27, with product MAHKKGTGSTRNGRDSNAQRLGVKRFGGQKVIAGNILVRQRGTKVHPGNNVGIGSDDTLFALIEGVVTFERKGKSRKKVSVYPVAAPVEAVAV from the coding sequence ATGGCTCATAAGAAGGGAACAGGTAGTACTCGTAACGGTCGCGACTCTAATGCTCAACGCCTGGGTGTAAAGCGCTTTGGTGGTCAAAAGGTGATTGCGGGAAATATTCTCGTGCGTCAGCGTGGTACCAAAGTTCACCCTGGAAATAACGTCGGTATTGGTAGCGATGACACTCTGTTTGCATTGATTGAAGGTGTAGTAACCTTTGAAAGAAAAGGCAAATCCCGTAAAAAAGTTAGCGTTTATCCAGTCGCTGCGCCAGTTGAAGCAGTAGCTGTTTAG